A genomic window from Hyla sarda isolate aHylSar1 chromosome 8, aHylSar1.hap1, whole genome shotgun sequence includes:
- the LOC130285400 gene encoding taste receptor type 2 member 40-like, giving the protein MGLDHIYIPPFVGTFLIILMIEIFTGVLTNVFIVVVNVHVWLRGQSLNSSDHLVVSLALSNFCFSCINASTIVCFIYFYDIFLVDYVFYILYMIMTYSIFSSSWLSAWLCLFFCVKIITYQQGCMAWLKAKITSVVPWLILSSQVFSIASSLPVIWSFTKVYASNSTDQLETNGTSTVVGYKINQTYNLFSIFINCFVPFMVVMATTGRIIASLFSHARHMKQNMEDHGPSLKAHQGAARTMMSLLILYLIFYVVELGLGFLSMMDPLYWVCFLLIFSFPTLQSVIFIAGNAKLKQTWLKILKSCIKK; this is encoded by the coding sequence ATGGGTTTGGACCACATTTACATTCCGCCATTTGTGGGGACCTTTCTTATTATCCTTATGATTGAGATCTTCACTGGAGTATTGACCAATGTCTTCATTGTGGTTGTCAATGTCCATGTCTGGCTAAGAGGACAGAGCCTGAACTCTAGTGACCATTTGGTGGTCTCGTTGGCTCTCTCTAATTTCTGCTTCTCTTGTATAAATGCTTCCACCATTGTATGCTTCATCTATTTCTATGACATCTTCTTGGTGGATTATGTTTTTTACATCTTGTACATGATCATGACCTACAGCATCTTCTCTAGTTCCTGGCTTTCTGCCTGGCTGTGCttatttttctgtgtaaaaattATTACTTACCAACAAGGCTGTATGGCATGGCTGAAGGCGAAAATCACAAGCGTGGTTCCATGGCTGATCCTGTCATCTCAAGTCTTCTCTATTGCCTCCAGTCTCCCAGTGATATGGTCCTTCACAAAAGTGTATGCATCAAATTCTACCGATCAGTTGGAGACCAATGGGACATCCACAGTTGTTGGATATAAAATTAATCAGACTTATAACCTGTTTTCCATCTTCATAAATTGCTTTGTACCTTTCATGGTGGTGATGGCCACAACTGGACGCATCATTGCATCTCTCTTTTCTCATGCTCGTCATATGAAACAGAACATGGAAGATCATGGTCCAAGCCTAAAGGCCCACCAGGGGGCTGCCCGAACAATGATGTCTCTCCTTATCCTATACCTCATATTTTACGTGGTGGAACTAGGTCTTGGGTTCCTCTCGATGATGGATCCATTATACTGGGTGTGTTTTTTACTGATTTTTTCTTTTCCTACTCTACAGTCGGTCATATTTATTGCAGGGAATGCCAAGCTGAAGCAGACTTGGTTGAAAATTTTGAAGAGCTGTATAAAGAAATAG